One genomic segment of Odocoileus virginianus isolate 20LAN1187 ecotype Illinois chromosome X, Ovbor_1.2, whole genome shotgun sequence includes these proteins:
- the LOC110148474 gene encoding casein kinase I-like: MASSSGPKADSIVGGRYKLVREIGCGSFGDVYLAIDLTNHEEVAVKLESQNAKHPWLVHEKELYNILQGGVGIPQIRWYGQETDCKVLVMDLLGPSLEDLFNLCSRKFTMKTVLMLADQMISRLEYVHTHNMIHRDLKPGNFLMGTGKHWKELFLIDFGLAKKYRDPSTGQHIRYRKGKSLTGTPLYASIRAHLGSEQSRRDDMESLGYVLMYFNRGSLPWQGLKAATVKQKREKISEMKRATPVDVLCDGFPIQFAMYLKHCRGLSFEEAPDYRYLRRLFRLLFRTLNYQYDYAFDWIVLKQKAEQQAASSSGQGQQAQSPPHPGNQPEKTKSEAKGSKA, encoded by the coding sequence ATGGCGAGTAGCAGCGGACCCAAGGCCGATTCCATTGTCGGAGGGAGATATAAACTGGTACGGGAGATCGGGTGTGGCTCCTTCGGGGACGTTTATTTGGCGATAGACCTCACCAACCACGAGGAGGTGGCCGTAAAACTCGAATCACAAAATGCGAAGCATCCCTGGTTGGTACATGAGAAGGAGCTCTATAATATTCTTCAAGGTGGGGTTGGCATCCCCCAGATACGGTGGTATGGTCAGGAAACGGACTGTAAGGTGCTAGTCATGGACCTTCTGGGACCCAGCCTTGAAGACTTGTTCAATTTATGTTCAAGAAAGTTCACAATGAAAACTGTACTTATGTTAGCTGATCAGATGATCAGTAGACTCgaatatgtgcatacacacaatATGATACACAGAGACCTTAAACCAGGTAACTTCCTAATGGGTACTGGGAAGCACTGGAAGGAGTTATTCCTTATCGATTTTGGTTTGGCCAAGAAGTACAGAGACCCCAGCACGGGGCAACACATACGGTACAGAAAGGGTAAAAGCCTCACTGGCACACCTCTGTATGCTAGCATCCGTGCACATCTTGGTAGTGAACAGAGTCGCCGAGATGACATGGAATCATTAGGATATGTTTTGATGTATTTTAATAGAGGCAGCCTGCCATGGCAAGGACTAAAGGCTGCAACGGTGAAGCAAAAACGTGAAAAGATTAGCGAAATGAAGAGGGCCACACCTGTTGATGTTTTATGTGACGGCTTTCCTATACAATTTGCCATGTACTTAAAGCATTGTCGTGGGCTGTCCTTTGAGGAAGCCCCGGATTACAGGTATCTGAGGCGGCTATTCCGCCTTCTTTTCAGGACCCTGAATTACCAATATGACTATGCATTTGATTGGATAGTGTTAAAGCAGAAAGCAGAACAGCAGGCTGCCTCTTCAAGTGGGCAAGGTCAGCAGGcccaatccccaccccacccaggcaatcaacctgagaaaaccaaaagtgAAGCGAAAGGTTCCAAAGCATGA